A stretch of Longimicrobium sp. DNA encodes these proteins:
- a CDS encoding DUF1540 domain-containing protein gives MQNPQERPQAHTSVVGACTVTDCRFNENHECHAGQIEVRVGPDGAHCATYTPEASNRPRP, from the coding sequence ATGCAGAACCCCCAGGAACGTCCGCAGGCGCACACTTCGGTGGTCGGTGCATGCACGGTGACGGACTGCCGGTTCAACGAGAACCATGAGTGCCACGCCGGCCAGATCGAGGTGCGCGTGGGCCCCGACGGCGCCCATTGCGCCACCTACACCCCCGAAGCCTCCAACCGCCCGCGCCCGTAA
- a CDS encoding DUF427 domain-containing protein, protein MAKASWNGAVIAESDEYEVVEGNVYFPEDAVKREYLRESQTHTICPWKGTASYYSVVVDGRENKDAAWYYPDPKLAASNIAGHIAFWRGVQVER, encoded by the coding sequence ATGGCGAAGGCGAGCTGGAATGGCGCGGTGATCGCCGAGAGCGACGAATACGAGGTGGTCGAGGGAAACGTCTACTTCCCTGAAGATGCGGTGAAGCGCGAGTACCTGCGGGAGAGCCAGACGCACACCATCTGCCCGTGGAAGGGCACGGCGAGCTACTACTCGGTAGTGGTAGACGGACGCGAGAACAAGGACGCAGCGTGGTATTATCCAGATCCGAAGCTCGCGGCGAGCAACATCGCCGGACACATCGCGTTCTGGCGAGGCGTGCAGGTTGAGCGGTAA
- a CDS encoding aminoglycoside adenylyltransferase domain-containing protein has product MLSIQPALGDTDLPTEPGPPARPQSWPACDADVRAWVDATVDALRRHLARELTGIYLHGSLATGAYRRPKSDVDLIVIVREHPDDDRLRALAGELAALHERRPSTGELELRIVRDADVRPFASMAPGFLAFSPGRGDWIGRNEVPQPGLPNLELASVAAAARERGIALHGPPPREGIAPVPWAAYVASVMDDFAWIVEGEHVLVTPFYAVLNLCRTLAMLTEGEGSLLVDKEEGARWALAHLPPEHHPVISRALAAYVSSDEVTAEQRRTAGLRWDRAPLLAFRDFAAAEAARLGFSSYLNQG; this is encoded by the coding sequence ATGCTCTCCATCCAGCCCGCCCTCGGCGACACCGATCTCCCGACTGAGCCCGGCCCACCCGCGCGCCCGCAGTCCTGGCCCGCGTGCGACGCCGACGTCCGCGCGTGGGTCGATGCGACTGTCGACGCGCTGCGCCGCCATCTCGCCCGCGAGCTGACCGGCATCTACCTTCACGGCTCGCTGGCCACCGGCGCCTACCGCCGCCCCAAGAGCGACGTCGACCTGATCGTCATCGTCCGCGAGCATCCGGACGACGATCGGCTCCGCGCGCTCGCCGGCGAGCTGGCCGCGCTGCACGAGCGCCGCCCGAGCACCGGCGAGCTCGAGCTGCGGATCGTCCGTGACGCCGACGTCCGCCCGTTCGCCAGCATGGCGCCCGGCTTCCTCGCCTTCAGCCCCGGCCGCGGCGACTGGATCGGCCGTAACGAGGTGCCGCAACCCGGCCTCCCGAACCTGGAGCTCGCCTCCGTCGCCGCCGCGGCGCGCGAGCGCGGCATCGCGCTGCACGGCCCGCCGCCGCGCGAAGGAATCGCGCCCGTGCCGTGGGCCGCGTACGTCGCGTCGGTGATGGACGACTTCGCGTGGATCGTGGAAGGCGAGCACGTGCTGGTCACCCCGTTCTACGCGGTGCTCAACCTCTGCCGTACGCTCGCGATGCTGACGGAGGGGGAGGGAAGCCTTCTCGTGGACAAGGAAGAGGGCGCGCGGTGGGCGCTCGCGCATCTCCCGCCCGAGCATCACCCCGTCATCTCCCGCGCGCTCGCCGCCTACGTTTCGAGCGACGAGGTCACGGCCGAGCAGCGCCGCACCGCAGGGCTGCGCTGGGACCGCGCGCCGCTCCTCGCGTTCCGAGACTTCGCGGCGGCCGAGGCTGCGCGCCTCGGCTTCTCGTCATATCTCAACCAGGGATAG
- a CDS encoding VWA domain-containing protein encodes MRFTRYGKYTGNLADALNLQSLLDQLSDFLLQSGFAGGQMYHPYWGEFGDDDDRSLDSLKDALLHALLESGMLTPEMVDQLRGDAEPDEEVRQQIADLLDRLIERMVEEGYLKLDAPPQMPGAYEEMEPGHGKLDDAREAARQVEFSLTGKGIDFLGWRTLRHLLSAMGKSSFGSHETPHLATGVEVEAASRPYEFGDVMNLDIPATLKSALAREGLRGDGTIPLEYGDLHVHQAEYRSSCATVLLLDTSHSMILYGEDRFTPAKKVALALTHLIRTQFPGDTLKVVLFGDDAHEIPMGQLAHAQVGPFHTNTAAGLKLARRLLLAQNKDMRQIVMITDGKPSAITMGDGRIYKNSMGLDQLVLRETFREVGACRKSGILINTFMLARDPYLVAFVNQVSAIARGKAYFTSTMTLGQYIMRDFLRRKTRRAG; translated from the coding sequence ATGCGCTTTACCCGTTACGGCAAGTACACCGGGAACCTGGCCGACGCGCTGAACCTGCAGTCGCTGCTGGACCAGCTGTCGGACTTCCTGCTGCAGAGCGGCTTCGCGGGCGGGCAGATGTACCACCCGTACTGGGGCGAGTTCGGCGACGACGACGACCGCTCGCTCGACTCGCTCAAGGACGCGCTCCTGCACGCGCTGCTGGAGAGCGGGATGCTGACGCCCGAGATGGTGGACCAGCTGCGCGGCGACGCCGAGCCCGACGAGGAGGTGCGCCAGCAGATCGCCGACCTGCTCGACCGGCTGATCGAGCGGATGGTGGAGGAAGGCTACCTCAAGCTCGACGCGCCCCCGCAGATGCCCGGCGCGTACGAGGAGATGGAGCCCGGGCACGGCAAGCTCGACGACGCGCGCGAGGCGGCGCGGCAGGTGGAGTTCAGTCTGACGGGGAAGGGGATCGACTTCCTCGGCTGGCGTACGCTGCGGCACCTCCTCTCCGCGATGGGGAAGAGCAGCTTCGGCTCGCACGAGACGCCGCACCTCGCCACGGGGGTGGAGGTGGAGGCCGCCAGCCGCCCGTACGAGTTCGGCGACGTGATGAACCTCGACATCCCCGCCACCCTCAAGAGCGCGCTGGCGCGCGAGGGGCTGCGGGGGGATGGGACCATCCCGCTGGAGTACGGCGACCTGCACGTGCACCAGGCCGAGTACCGCTCCAGCTGCGCCACGGTACTGCTGCTGGACACCAGCCACAGCATGATCCTGTACGGCGAGGACCGCTTCACGCCGGCCAAGAAGGTGGCGCTGGCGCTCACGCACCTGATCCGCACGCAGTTCCCCGGCGACACGCTGAAGGTGGTGCTCTTCGGCGACGACGCGCACGAGATCCCCATGGGCCAGCTTGCGCACGCGCAGGTAGGTCCGTTCCACACCAACACCGCGGCGGGGCTCAAGCTGGCCCGGCGGCTCCTCCTGGCGCAGAACAAGGACATGCGCCAGATCGTGATGATCACCGACGGAAAGCCGTCGGCCATCACCATGGGCGACGGGCGGATCTACAAGAACTCGATGGGGCTGGACCAGCTGGTGCTGCGCGAGACCTTCCGCGAGGTGGGCGCCTGCCGCAAGAGCGGGATCCTGATCAACACATTCATGCTGGCCCGCGACCCGTACCTGGTGGCGTTCGTCAACCAGGTGTCGGCCATCGCGCGCGGGAAGGCGTACTTCACCAGCACGATGACGCTCGGCCAGTACATCATGCGCGACTTCCTCCGCCGCAAGACGCGCCGCGCGGGGTGA
- a CDS encoding pyridoxal-dependent decarboxylase — protein MNDESPEHTLDPADWDEFRVLAHRMVDDTVTHLSSLHDLPAWKPMPDAVRHSFPEPLPVEGEGAAAAYRDFVERVRPYPNGNLGPRFWGWVQGNGTPLAMMAEMLASALNPHLAGFDQAPALVEKQVIAWLAELMGFPADASGVLVAGGTMANILGLAVARHAKAGFDLRAEGLQGGRPRMTVYGSAETHGWITRGVELLGLGRASFRAIPVDAADRVDVDAMRDAIRADRSAGHHPFCVIGTAGTVNTGAIDDLRALAALCREEGLWYHVDGAFGALVRISPDLAPLVAGMEEADSLGFDLHKWISLPFEAACVLVRDAEVHRDAFSLTASYLAETARGAIAGGLPFAELGVDLTRSFKALKVWMSLKAHGVRAHARLIEQNVAQARYLADLVEADPSLELLAPVALNVVCFRYAPAGMPEERLNAVNEEILLRVQEAGIAVPSGTLVRGRYAIRVANVNHRSRRADFELLARSVARIGREVVSAET, from the coding sequence ATGAACGACGAATCTCCCGAGCACACCCTCGATCCCGCGGACTGGGACGAGTTCCGCGTGCTCGCGCACCGCATGGTCGACGATACCGTCACCCATCTGTCGTCGCTCCACGACCTCCCCGCGTGGAAGCCGATGCCCGACGCGGTGCGCCACTCCTTCCCCGAGCCGCTGCCGGTGGAGGGCGAGGGCGCCGCGGCCGCGTACCGCGACTTCGTGGAGCGCGTGCGCCCGTATCCCAACGGCAACCTGGGCCCGCGCTTCTGGGGATGGGTGCAGGGGAACGGCACCCCGCTGGCCATGATGGCGGAGATGCTGGCCTCCGCGCTCAACCCGCACCTGGCCGGCTTCGACCAGGCGCCCGCGCTGGTCGAGAAGCAGGTGATCGCCTGGCTGGCGGAGCTGATGGGCTTTCCCGCGGACGCGTCGGGCGTGCTCGTGGCCGGCGGCACCATGGCCAACATCCTGGGTCTCGCCGTGGCCCGCCACGCGAAGGCGGGCTTCGACCTGCGCGCCGAGGGGCTGCAGGGCGGCCGCCCGCGCATGACCGTCTACGGCTCGGCGGAGACGCACGGCTGGATCACCCGCGGCGTCGAGCTGCTCGGCCTCGGCCGCGCCTCGTTCCGCGCCATCCCCGTCGACGCGGCCGACCGCGTCGACGTGGACGCGATGCGCGACGCCATCCGCGCGGATCGATCCGCCGGCCATCACCCGTTCTGCGTGATCGGCACGGCCGGGACGGTCAACACCGGCGCCATCGACGATCTCCGCGCCCTCGCCGCGCTCTGCCGCGAGGAGGGGCTGTGGTACCACGTCGACGGTGCGTTCGGCGCGCTGGTCCGCATCTCCCCCGATCTCGCGCCGCTGGTGGCGGGGATGGAGGAGGCGGACTCGCTCGGCTTCGACCTGCACAAGTGGATCTCGCTCCCCTTCGAGGCCGCCTGCGTGCTGGTGCGCGACGCGGAGGTGCACCGCGACGCCTTCTCCCTCACCGCCAGCTATCTCGCGGAGACGGCGCGCGGGGCCATCGCCGGCGGGCTCCCGTTCGCCGAGCTGGGGGTGGACCTCACGCGCAGCTTCAAGGCGCTGAAGGTGTGGATGTCGCTGAAGGCGCACGGCGTGCGCGCGCACGCGCGGCTGATCGAGCAGAACGTCGCCCAGGCGCGCTACCTGGCGGACCTGGTCGAGGCGGACCCGTCGCTCGAGCTGCTGGCGCCGGTCGCGCTGAACGTGGTCTGCTTCCGCTACGCGCCCGCGGGCATGCCCGAGGAGCGATTGAACGCCGTCAACGAGGAGATCCTGCTGCGCGTGCAGGAGGCGGGGATCGCGGTGCCGTCGGGAACGCTGGTGCGCGGCCGCTACGCCATCCGCGTGGCCAACGTGAACCACCGCAGCCGCCGCGCCGACTTCGAGCTCCTCGCGCGCTCCGTCGCCCGCATCGGCCGCGAGGTCGTCTCAGCGGAGACATAA
- a CDS encoding DUF5916 domain-containing protein yields the protein MWFRIALPALLLLYTPAIVAAQSQQAARTTATAAAEARKPATALRITGEAPKLDGVLDDAAWTQAQPLGDFIQRRPNPGAPATLRTEARVAYDDAAIYVAVRAFDPHPDSIVAPVGRRDLGGVSSEWIHVIIDSYNDKRTAFRFSANPAGVQKDVFHSNDYNEDVGWDAVWEVATKVDSAGWSAEYRIPLSQLRFSSRAGGDAGQTWGFQVIRDIARRSETDDWAPVRPDRNGFVSQFGEVSGITGLHSGRRLEVLPYTLGRLTRAPNRPGDPFYSSNQAVGGMGADIKYGLTSNLTLTATINPDFGQVEADPSQVNLTAFETFFSERRPFFTEGSDIFRFGVSFPYWVRSGGFGNDQPFYSRRLGRAPQAADPAADWSERPQNTTILGAAKISGKTAGGLSIGILNALTAREETRFMDAGGSERSAIVEPLTNYFVGRVIQDFHGGQSAVGAIVTATARDLDGSDSRLSLLTRDAFLAGVDGRHRFGGGNYEVRASVLGTLVRGSTDAISRIQLSPGHYFQRPDASDVQFDPTRTSLGGWLADVKVEKEAGGHLRGGLYAHARSPGLEMNDLGFQRSTNWFLQGGWIGWNHFEPGKVFRNWNVNFNAWNGYNFAGERLTTGMNTNGFFALQNNWSAWWGNDTEFPALRTDILRGGPAFIGPAYTHYNAGINSDGRKRISGDIWFDGYNEWSTVGKNWSVGTDLTLRAGARLRVSAGPSVSWGRDPWIYVATALDDAGDPHYVFSDIRQHSVSLTTRASYAFTPKLTLDFYAQPFVATGEYGGLKEVTDPKAHDFDDRFSMFGSALSLEDGVYSVDRDGDGTADFSFGQPDFNYKALRTNTVLRWEYRPGSTFYVVWSHGRENFEPSGRFRFGRDFGRLFDSARSPGTNVLLVKFNYWLNL from the coding sequence ATGTGGTTCCGAATTGCCCTCCCCGCGCTGCTCCTCCTCTACACTCCCGCGATCGTGGCCGCGCAGTCGCAGCAGGCCGCGCGCACAACGGCGACGGCCGCCGCCGAGGCGCGCAAGCCCGCGACGGCGCTGCGCATCACCGGCGAGGCGCCAAAGCTGGACGGCGTGCTGGACGACGCGGCGTGGACGCAGGCGCAGCCGCTCGGCGACTTCATCCAGCGCAGACCGAACCCCGGTGCGCCCGCCACGCTGCGCACCGAGGCGCGGGTGGCGTACGACGATGCGGCCATCTATGTGGCGGTCCGTGCGTTCGATCCCCACCCCGACTCGATCGTGGCGCCGGTGGGCCGGCGCGACCTGGGCGGGGTGTCGAGCGAGTGGATCCACGTGATCATCGACAGCTACAACGACAAGCGGACGGCCTTCCGCTTCTCGGCGAACCCGGCCGGCGTGCAGAAGGACGTGTTCCACTCCAACGACTACAACGAGGACGTGGGGTGGGACGCGGTGTGGGAGGTGGCCACGAAGGTGGACAGCGCCGGATGGTCGGCCGAGTACCGCATCCCCCTGTCGCAGCTTCGCTTCAGCTCCCGCGCGGGGGGCGACGCCGGGCAGACGTGGGGGTTCCAGGTGATCCGCGACATCGCGCGGCGCAGCGAGACCGACGACTGGGCGCCGGTCCGCCCCGACCGCAACGGCTTCGTGTCGCAGTTCGGCGAGGTGAGCGGGATCACCGGCCTCCACTCCGGACGCCGCCTCGAGGTGCTGCCGTACACGCTGGGCCGGTTGACGCGCGCGCCCAACCGTCCGGGCGACCCGTTCTACTCGAGCAACCAGGCCGTGGGCGGGATGGGTGCCGACATCAAGTACGGGCTGACCTCGAACCTGACGCTGACGGCCACCATCAACCCCGACTTCGGCCAGGTGGAGGCCGACCCCAGCCAGGTGAACCTGACCGCGTTCGAGACCTTCTTCTCGGAGCGGCGGCCGTTCTTCACCGAGGGGTCCGACATCTTCCGCTTCGGGGTGAGCTTCCCCTACTGGGTGCGCAGCGGCGGCTTCGGCAACGACCAGCCGTTCTACTCGCGGCGGCTGGGGCGCGCGCCGCAGGCCGCCGACCCCGCCGCCGACTGGTCGGAGCGGCCGCAGAACACCACCATCCTGGGCGCCGCCAAGATCAGCGGAAAGACGGCCGGCGGGCTCTCCATCGGCATCCTGAACGCGCTGACCGCGCGCGAGGAAACGCGCTTCATGGACGCGGGCGGGAGCGAGCGCAGCGCGATCGTCGAGCCGCTGACCAACTACTTCGTGGGCCGGGTGATCCAGGACTTCCATGGGGGACAGAGCGCCGTGGGCGCCATCGTCACCGCCACGGCGCGCGACCTGGACGGGAGCGATTCGCGGCTCTCTCTCCTGACTCGCGACGCGTTCCTGGCCGGGGTAGACGGGCGGCACCGCTTCGGCGGCGGCAACTACGAGGTGCGGGCGTCGGTGCTGGGCACGCTGGTGCGGGGGAGCACGGACGCCATCTCGCGCATCCAGCTTTCGCCCGGGCACTACTTCCAGCGGCCGGACGCCAGCGACGTGCAGTTCGACCCCACGCGCACCTCGCTGGGCGGGTGGCTGGCGGACGTGAAGGTCGAGAAGGAGGCGGGCGGCCACCTGCGCGGCGGGTTGTACGCGCACGCGCGCTCGCCGGGGCTGGAGATGAACGACCTGGGGTTCCAGCGCAGCACCAACTGGTTCCTGCAGGGGGGATGGATCGGGTGGAACCACTTCGAGCCGGGGAAGGTGTTCCGCAACTGGAACGTGAACTTCAACGCCTGGAACGGCTACAACTTCGCGGGCGAGCGGCTGACCACGGGGATGAATACCAACGGCTTCTTCGCGCTGCAGAACAACTGGAGCGCCTGGTGGGGAAACGACACCGAGTTCCCCGCGCTGCGCACCGACATCCTGCGCGGCGGGCCGGCGTTCATCGGGCCGGCGTACACGCACTACAACGCGGGGATCAACAGCGACGGCCGCAAGCGCATCTCCGGCGACATCTGGTTCGACGGCTACAACGAGTGGAGCACCGTGGGCAAGAACTGGAGCGTGGGAACGGACCTGACGCTGCGCGCCGGCGCGCGGCTGCGCGTGTCCGCGGGCCCGAGCGTGAGCTGGGGGCGCGACCCGTGGATCTACGTGGCCACGGCGCTCGACGACGCGGGCGATCCGCACTACGTGTTCTCCGACATCCGCCAGCACTCGGTGTCGCTGACCACGCGCGCGAGCTACGCGTTCACGCCCAAGCTGACGCTGGACTTCTACGCGCAGCCGTTCGTGGCCACGGGCGAGTACGGCGGGCTGAAGGAGGTGACGGACCCGAAGGCGCACGACTTCGACGACCGCTTCAGCATGTTCGGCAGCGCGCTGTCGCTGGAGGATGGCGTCTACTCGGTGGACCGCGACGGCGACGGCACGGCGGATTTCTCATTCGGGCAGCCGGACTTCAACTACAAGGCGCTGCGCACGAACACGGTGCTGCGCTGGGAGTACCGCCCCGGCTCGACGTTCTACGTGGTGTGGAGCCATGGGCGCGAGAACTTCGAGCCCAGCGGCCGCTTCCGCTTCGGGCGCGACTTCGGCCGGCTGTTCGACAGCGCCCGCTCGCCCGGCACCAACGTGCTGCTGGTGAAGTTCAACTACTGGCTGAATCTCTGA